The genomic segment TGGTGCTCCAGACGACGTGGCAGGGCTGCGACTCCGCGCTCGCCGCTCCGCTGGTCCTGGACCTCGCCCGCCTCCTGGCCCGCGCCCACGAAGCGGGCCTCTCCGGACCCTTGCCCGAGCTGGGCTTCTACTTCAAGGACCCGATGGGACAGGGCCCGGCGGCCCTGGGGGATCAGCACGCGGCGCTGGCGGCGTTCGCGGAGCGACTGCGCCCCCGGACACGGCCCGTTCCGCAATTTGGGCGCGAGCCGGGGCTGGGACTGGGACTGGGGCGCGAATCGGGGCTGGGGCTGGGGCGGGAGCCCGAGCCGGGGTCGGGGTCGGGGCGTGAGCCGGAGCGGGGGCGTGAGCCGGGGTTGGACCGTGAGCCCGAGCCGGGGTTGGGGTCGGGGCGTGAGCCGGAGCGGGGGCGTGAGCCGGGGTTGGACCGTGAGCCCGAGCCGGGGCCGGAGCGTGAGTCGGGGCGTGAGCCAGGGGTGTGCGAGGAGGTTCGATGACCCGCCGCCGGAACACCCCCCTCTCCTTCGGCTACGGCACCAACGGCCTCGCCGACCTGCGTCTCGACGACGCCCTTGGTCTCCTCGCCGACCTCGGCTACGACGGTGTCGGTCTGACGCTCGACCACATGCACCTCGACCCCCTCGCCTCCGACCTCGCCGCCCGCACCCGGCGGCTCGCCCGACGGCTGGACGATCTCGGCCTGACCGTCACCGTGGAGACCGGCGCCCGCTACGTCCTCGACCCCCGCCGCAAACACGGCCCCACGCTGCTGGACCCCGACCCCGACGACCGTGCCCGCAGGGCCGACCTGCTGATCCGCGCGGTGCGGATCGCCGCGGACCTCGGTGCCCACGCGGTGCACTGCTTCAGCGGGGTCACCCCGCCCGCCACGGACGAGGACACCGCCTGGAAACGCCTCCCCGACGCACTCACCCCCGTCCTCGACGCCGCCACCACCGCCGGCGTCCCCCTCGCGATCGAACCCGAGCCCGGTCACCTCCTCGCCACGCTCGCCGACTTCCACCGCCTCCGCGAGGCCCTCGACAGCCCCGCCGCCCTCGGCCTCACCCTCGACATCGGCCACTGCCAGTGCCTCGAACCCGTCCCTCCCGCCGACTGCGTCCGCGCGGCCGCGCCCTGGCTCCGCCATGTCCAGATCGAGGACATGCGCCGCGGCGTCCACGAGCACCTCCCCCTCGGCGACGGCGAGATCGACTTCCCACCCGTCCTGGAAGCCCTGGCCGCCGTGGGCTACGGCGCCCTGACCGTCGTCGAACTGCCCCGCCACTCGCACGCAGGCCCCCACTTCGCCGAACAGTCCCTCTCCTTCCTGCACCGAGCGACCGGCCGAACGGCCTCTCCCGGGAGCACCTCGTGATTCACCACCGCACCCCGGCCGACCCGACGGCCCACACAGCCCACCCGGCCCTCGCCACGCCCGCCGACCTGCGCGGCCACCTGAACGCCCACCTCGCGGTCGCCGCCCGCGACTGGCTGCGCCGAGCGCTGGACGAGGCCGCCGACCAGCCGGGCACCCACGGGCCCATCTCCGTCTGGGAGCTGCGCCTCGCCGAGGCGGCCCGGCGCTGCGGTACCGACCACGCCGACGCCGTCCGCGTGCTGATCCTGCACGCGGCCCGCGCCGACACCGACGCGCTCACCCGGGTCTACCGCCAGGGCACCGCCGACGAACGCCGCGCGGTCCTGCACGCGCTGCCCCACCTCGTGCCGGGCCCCGACGCGCTGCACCTCGTCGAGGACGCCCTGCGCACCAACGACACCCGTCTCGTCGCCGCCGCCCTCGGCGCGTACGCGGCCCGCCACCTGGCCCCGCACCAGTGGCGGCACGCCGTGCTCAAGTGCCTGTTCACCGGAGTGCGCGTCGACGAGATCACCGAGCTGACCCGCCGCGCCCACGGCGACCTCGAACTCGCCCGCATGCTCGGCGACTTCGCCGAGGAACGCACCGCCGCGGGCCGTCCCGTACCCGAGGACCTGTACCGCGTCCTGGCCCTGACCGCGCTCCCACCGGCCGACGAGATCGGCACCGACGGCAAGGAGTCCTGATGCGCATCTTCGACCCCCACATCCACATGACGTCACGCACCACCGACGACTACGAGGCGATGCACGAGGCGGGCGTCCGCGCGGTCGTCGAGCCGGCCTTCTGGCTGGGCCAGCCCCGCACCTCCTCCGCCTCCTACCTCGACTACTTCGACTCCCTGCTGGGCTGGGAGCCCTTCCGCGCCGCCCAGTACGGCATCGCCCACCACTGCGCCCTCGCCCTGAACCCCAAGGAGGCGAACGACCCGCGGTGCACGCCCGTGCTGGACCAACTGCCCCGCTACCTGCTGAAGGACCGGGTCGTGGCCGTCGGCGAGATCGGCTACGACTCCATGACACCGGCCGAGGACCACGCGCTCGAACACCAGCTGCACCTGGCCGCCGACCACGGCCTGCCGGCCCTCGTCCACACCCCGCACCGGGACAAGCTC from the Streptomyces sp. NBC_00310 genome contains:
- a CDS encoding sugar phosphate isomerase/epimerase family protein, yielding MTRRRNTPLSFGYGTNGLADLRLDDALGLLADLGYDGVGLTLDHMHLDPLASDLAARTRRLARRLDDLGLTVTVETGARYVLDPRRKHGPTLLDPDPDDRARRADLLIRAVRIAADLGAHAVHCFSGVTPPATDEDTAWKRLPDALTPVLDAATTAGVPLAIEPEPGHLLATLADFHRLREALDSPAALGLTLDIGHCQCLEPVPPADCVRAAAPWLRHVQIEDMRRGVHEHLPLGDGEIDFPPVLEALAAVGYGALTVVELPRHSHAGPHFAEQSLSFLHRATGRTASPGSTS
- a CDS encoding EboA domain-containing protein — protein: MIHHRTPADPTAHTAHPALATPADLRGHLNAHLAVAARDWLRRALDEAADQPGTHGPISVWELRLAEAARRCGTDHADAVRVLILHAARADTDALTRVYRQGTADERRAVLHALPHLVPGPDALHLVEDALRTNDTRLVAAALGAYAARHLAPHQWRHAVLKCLFTGVRVDEITELTRRAHGDLELARMLGDFAEERTAAGRPVPEDLYRVLALTALPPADEIGTDGKES
- a CDS encoding TatD family hydrolase, with amino-acid sequence MRIFDPHIHMTSRTTDDYEAMHEAGVRAVVEPAFWLGQPRTSSASYLDYFDSLLGWEPFRAAQYGIAHHCALALNPKEANDPRCTPVLDQLPRYLLKDRVVAVGEIGYDSMTPAEDHALEHQLHLAADHGLPALVHTPHRDKLTGLRRTLDAVRASALPVERVLLDHLNETTVKEAKASGAWLGFSVYPDTKMDEERMVAVLQEFGPEKVLVNSAADWGRSDPLKTRKVGDALLDAGFDEDDVDLVLWRNPVAFYGLSGRLALDVTATDTTHEGNSILRGGE